One Streptomyces sp. B21-105 genomic region harbors:
- the gap gene encoding type I glyceraldehyde-3-phosphate dehydrogenase, which translates to MTVRVGINGFGRIGRNYLRCVLERAESGTGAPVEVVAINDLTSPDALAHLLAYDSTYGRLARTVEHDDTSITVDGHRIAVTAERDPAELDWGHLGVDVVIESTGRFRTREQAGLHLKAGARKVLLSVPGKGVDATIVMGVNEATYVPESDHVVSNASCTTNCVAPMVKVLDEHFGLVKGLMTTIHGYTNDQVVLDGPHKDLRRGRSAAVNIIPTSTGAARAVGLVLPELTGTLDGIAVRVPVEDGSLTDLSVVLERPVTADEVNAAFREAADGPLKGILRVSDAPIVSRDVVGDPASCVLDAPLTQAHGDLVKVFGWYDNEWGYTNRLLDLTEYVAARLPRI; encoded by the coding sequence ATGACCGTGCGCGTGGGCATCAACGGCTTCGGCCGCATCGGACGGAACTATCTGCGCTGCGTGCTGGAGCGCGCGGAGAGCGGTACCGGCGCACCGGTCGAGGTCGTGGCGATCAACGACCTCACCTCGCCGGACGCACTGGCCCATCTGCTGGCGTACGACTCGACGTATGGCCGCCTCGCCCGCACTGTCGAACACGACGACACTTCGATCACCGTCGACGGCCACCGCATCGCCGTGACCGCCGAGCGTGACCCGGCCGAGCTGGACTGGGGACACCTCGGTGTGGACGTGGTCATCGAGTCGACCGGCCGCTTCCGCACCCGTGAGCAGGCCGGTCTGCACCTGAAGGCGGGCGCCCGCAAGGTACTGCTCTCCGTGCCGGGCAAGGGAGTTGACGCCACGATCGTGATGGGCGTCAATGAGGCCACGTACGTCCCGGAAAGCGACCACGTGGTCTCCAACGCCTCGTGCACCACCAACTGCGTGGCGCCCATGGTGAAGGTGCTCGACGAGCACTTCGGCCTGGTCAAGGGCCTGATGACCACCATCCACGGCTACACCAACGACCAGGTGGTCCTCGACGGCCCGCACAAGGACCTGCGCCGCGGTCGCAGCGCCGCCGTCAACATCATCCCCACGTCCACCGGCGCTGCCCGCGCGGTCGGCCTGGTCCTGCCGGAGCTGACCGGGACCTTGGACGGCATCGCCGTCCGCGTGCCGGTCGAGGACGGCTCGCTGACCGACCTGAGCGTGGTTCTGGAGCGGCCCGTGACTGCGGACGAGGTCAACGCCGCGTTCCGGGAGGCCGCCGACGGGCCGCTGAAGGGCATCCTGCGCGTCTCGGACGCCCCAATCGTCTCCCGCGACGTCGTCGGCGACCCCGCCTCGTGCGTCCTGGACGCCCCGCTGACGCAGGCGCACGGCGATCTGGTCAAGGTCTTCGGCTGGTACGACAACGAGTGGGGCTACACGAACCGACTGCTCGACCTCACCGAGTACGTCGCCGCACGCCTCCCTCGGATCTGA
- a CDS encoding response regulator transcription factor — protein sequence MADSERPGPDNPIRVFLLDDHEVVRRGVHDLLNDEPDITVIGEAANVEQALVRVPALRPQVAVLDVRLPDGDGVTVCRELRSQMPELACLMLTSFDDEEALLDSIMAGASGYVLKQIQGSDLVSAVRTVAAGQSLLDPSATTRLMARLRKDQQPEEEPDALPGLTTREREILALIGEGLTNRQIGQRLYLAEKTVKNHISRLLAKLGVERRIQAAVIATQAQDRLRHEGR from the coding sequence ATGGCGGACAGCGAGCGACCCGGACCAGACAACCCGATCCGGGTCTTCCTGCTGGACGACCACGAGGTGGTACGCCGGGGGGTACACGACCTGCTGAACGACGAACCGGACATCACCGTGATCGGCGAGGCCGCGAACGTGGAGCAGGCACTGGTCCGCGTCCCCGCGCTGCGCCCGCAGGTGGCCGTGCTCGACGTGCGCCTGCCCGACGGCGACGGAGTGACCGTCTGCCGGGAGCTGCGCTCCCAGATGCCGGAGCTGGCCTGCCTGATGCTCACCTCCTTCGACGATGAGGAGGCCCTGCTCGACTCGATCATGGCCGGCGCCTCCGGATACGTGCTGAAGCAGATCCAGGGCTCCGACCTGGTCTCGGCTGTGCGCACAGTGGCCGCGGGCCAGTCTCTGCTCGACCCGAGCGCCACCACCCGGCTGATGGCCCGGCTGCGCAAGGACCAGCAGCCCGAGGAGGAGCCGGACGCCCTGCCGGGGCTCACCACCCGCGAGCGGGAGATCCTGGCCCTGATCGGCGAGGGCCTGACCAACCGCCAGATCGGTCAGCGGCTCTACCTCGCCGAGAAGACCGTCAAGAACCACATCTCCCGCCTGCTCGCCAAGCTTGGTGTGGAGCGGCGCATCCAGGCGGCGGTCATTGCCACGCAGGCCCAGGACCGGCTGCGGCACGAAGGGCGCTGA